The following proteins are encoded in a genomic region of Arachis ipaensis cultivar K30076 chromosome B02, Araip1.1, whole genome shotgun sequence:
- the LOC107622447 gene encoding putative disease resistance RPP13-like protein 1: protein MAGALVGGAFLSGFINVVFDRLLTKDAVNLVLGKKLGPDLVERLKTALLGAEALVADAELKQFGKPLVRKWLDSLRDAVYCAEDLLDAVLLKATTQKNASSSWSLSFFINRDREMVDKMEVVVRRIEDLGKQKDFLGLEKIPTGSSSWRTPSTSLVKGHVYGREDDQEALKKMLNGNNEHHLSVIAIVGIGGVGKTTLAQWLYNNEGEFMKGFDLKAWVCVSEEFEVVETTRNVIKQLHGGTCSLDDFNSLQNALKEELSNKKFFIVLDDVWSDDGDKWSNFMTPFQQNGNKGSIVLLTTREENVASAVQNCRPYFLKKLSEEYCWSVFAENASFTESNGKAALEEIGRKIVKKCDGLPLAAETLGRLLRTKHDVEEWNKILMSHIWGFSVEKSKIIPALLISYFHLPIYLKGCFVYCTLFPKDYKFVKDQLILLWIAEDLLPPPKRGESLEEVGCECFDELTSRLFFTKIKDGDDYFVMHDLLHDLAIFLAGDFYCNSEELGEEEEIRIQTRHLRVDLRRCSSKLYNSISKVKSLRTLLFSGFSSPNCNIETATCEILSKCKYLRVLSLTKLDEVPNLIGEFIYLRYLDLSWTDIKTLPESLCNLCNLQTLKLRRCYELTMLPSGLHNLVSLRHLDIRETALEEMPRKMSKLNQLHVLSSFVVGKHEDNGIQELGGLVNLHGSLEIKKMENIVDVKEAKRAKIMDKKHIDELCLKWSSGEDLVSSTQKERDMLDNLQPHKGLKELKIEGYKGTIFPDWLGNCSYENMTRVSLESCKNCCMLPSLGQLPSLKSLRIKGLDQLRSIGEEFYENEGDHHSSHIAPFPSLETLVFYNMACWKEWHLPDSKAFPQLRKLEIRNCPMLKEEMLNRLFFRIVSSLPTVAMYLDEDTLSIGGSESVMESAFNAKISINHLRWLPEIFIQRCRKLEFPQLQQQKYDLVDLRIHSCDSLTSLSLDVFPNLKNLNIFRCRNLESVSMSEAPHAALKEVTIIECDKLVSFAGEGLAAPNLTHLYVSGCSKLEALPRDMKSLLPSLQSLEIYDCPNICRLPEGGLQPNLKSLSWGIGEQQMRDLSWMPNLHALTHLTIHGSLCENIKSYPEVGSLPHLPSLTTLRIGYFHNLETLECNELLRLTSLQQLTIRWCPKLENMEGEKLPPSLLLLKIEHCHLLKEHCKNKHQQIWPKISHIPTIQVV from the coding sequence ATGGCTGGTGCACTTGTTGGTGGAGCTTTCCTCTCTGGCTTCATTAATGTTGTCTTTGACAGGCTCCTTACAAAAGATGCGGTCAACTTGGTCCTGGGAAAGAAGCTTGGCCCTGACTTGGTTGAAAGGCTGAAGACTGCTCTGTTGGGTGCTGAAGCTCTTGTTGCTGATGCTGAGTTGAAGCAGTTCGGTAAGCCATTGGTGAGGAAGTGGCTCGATAGTCTCCGGGATGCTGTTTACTGTGCTGAGGACTTGCTCGATGCTGTCCTCCTCAAAGCCACCACTCAAAAGAATGCAAGTTCTTCCTGGTCCCTTAGCTTCTTCATCAACCGAGATAGGGAGATGGTAGACAAGATGGAAGTGGTGGTTAGAAGAATTGAGGATCTTGGAAAACAAAAAGATTTCCTTGGTCTTGAAAAGATTCCCACTGGTAGCTCATCATGGAGGACTCCGTCCACTTCTCTTGTAAAAGGGCATGTGTATGGCAGGGAGGATGACCAGGAGGCCTTAAAGAAGATGCTGAATGGCAACAATGAGCACCACTTGTCTGTGATTGCTATTGTTGGCATAGGTGGGGTTGGTAAAACAACTTTAGCCCAATGGCTGTACAACAATGAAGGGGAGTTCATGAAGGGATTTGATCTGAAAGCATGGGTCTGTGTTTCGGAGGAGTTTGAAGTTGTTGAGACTACAAGGAATGTCATAAAGCAGCTCCATGGAGGTACTTGTAGTCTCGATGATTTCAATTCACTTCAAAATGCTTTGAAAGAAGAATTGTCCAATAAGAAGTTCTTTATTGTTCTGGATGATGTTTGGAGTGATGATGGTGACAAATGGAGTAATTTTATGACCCCTTTCCAACAAAATGGGAATAAGGGAAGTATTGTTCTTCTGACTACTCGGGAGGAAAATGTTGCTTCCGCAGTTCAAAATTGTCGCCCTTATTTTCTCAAGAAGTTGTCAGAGGAATATTGTTGGTCAGTGTTTGCAGAAAATGCATCTTTTACAGAATCAAATGGGAAAGCAGCACTTGAAGAAATAGGTAGAAAGATTGTCAAGAAGTGTGATGGCTTGCCATTAGCTGCAGAAACACTTGGTCGCTTGTTACGTACAAAGCATGATGTCGAGGAATGGAACAAGATACTAATGAGTCATATTTGGGGATTTTCGGTGGAGAAGAGTAAGATTATTCCAGCATTACTTATAAGTTACTTCCATCTTCCTATATATTTAAAGGGTTGTTTTGTTTATTGTACTTTATTTCCCAAGGATTATAAATTTGTAAAAGATCAATTAATCCTTTTGTGGATAGCAGAAGATCTTTTACCACCACCAAAGAGAGGAGAGAGTTTAGAAGAAGTTGGTTGTGAGTGTTTTGATGAACTAACTTCCAGATTATTTTTCACGAAGATTAAAGACGGTGATGATTATTTTGTGATGCATGATCTATTGCATGATTTAGCAATATTCCTTGCTGGAGATTTCTATTGCAACTCAGAAGAACTTGGTGAAGAGGAGGAGATAAGGATTCAGACTCGGCATTTGCGTGTAGATTTACGTCGTTGTAGCTCAAAACTTTATAATTCTATTTCTAAAGTAAAATCTTTGAGAACATTATTGTTTAGCGGTTTCTCATCTCCCAACTGCAACATTGAAACGGCAACATGTGAGATATTATCAAAGTGTAAATACTTGAGAGTTTTATCCCTTACAAAACTTGATGAGGTGCCTAATTTAATAGGAGAATTCATCTATCTGCGTTACTTGGATCTCTCTTGGACTGATATTAAGACATTGCCAGAGTCTTTGTGCAACTTGTGTAATTTGCAAACATTGAAGTTACGTCGTTGTTATGAGCTAACTATGCTGCCTAGTGGTTTGCATAATCTTGTGAGTTTGCGCCATCTTGATATTAGAGAAACTGCTTTGGAAGAAATGCCCAGAAAAATGAGCAAATTGAATCAGTTGCATGTTTTAAGTTCCTTTGTGGTTGGCAAGCACGAAGACAATGGAATCCAGGAGCTAGGAGGGCTAGTGAATCTTCACGGATCCCTCGAGATTAAGAAGATGGAGAATATTGTTGATGTTAAAGAAGCAAAGAGGGCAAAGATAATGGATAAGAAGCACATTGATGAATTATGTTTAAAATGGTCTTCAGGTGAAGATTTGGTTTCAAGTACTCAAAAAGAAAGAGACATGCTCGATAACTTGCAACCGCATAAAGGGTTGAAAGAGTTGAAAATCGAGGGATACAAGGGTACAATATTTCCAGATTGGTTGGGGAACTGTTCCTACGAAAACATGACACGTGTATCTCTAGAGTCTTGCAAGAATTGCTGCATGCTGCCTTCACTTGGACAGCTGCCATCTCTTAAGTCCCTGCGCATTAAAGGTTTGGATCAGCTGAGGAGTATTGGCGAGGAGTTTTACGAGAATGAAGGAGATCATCATTCTTCGCATATTGCACCGTTTCCCTCACTGGAGACTTTGGTATTTTATAACATGGCATGTTGGAAGGAATGGCACTTACCTGACTCAAAAGCTTTTCCTCAACTTAGAAAGCTTGAAATAAGAAATTGCCCGATGTTGAAGGAAGAGATGCTTAATCGGCTATTCTTCAGAATAGTTTCTTCTTTGCCCACCGTGGCCATGTATCTTGATGAGGATACTTTATCAATTGGGGGAAGTGAATCTGTGATGGAGTCTGCATTTAACGCAAAGATCAGCATCAACCATCTACGTTGGCTCCCAGAAATATTCATCCAGAGGTGTAGAAAACTAGAATTCCCCCAGCTACAGCAGCAGAAATATGATTTGGTAGACCTACGAATACACAGCTGTGATTCACTGACCTCCTTGTCGTTGGATGTCTTTCCCAATCTCAAGAATCTCAACATATTCAGGTGTAGGAATCTGGAATCAGTGTCAATGTCAGAGGCACCACACGCTGCTCTTAAAGAAGTCACCATCATTGAGTGCGACAAATTAGTGTCATTTGCAGGAGAAGGACTGGCTGCACCCAACTTGACTCATCTTTATGTCAGTGGGTGCTCAAAGTTGGAGGCATTACCACGTGATATGAAGAGTCTACTCCCAAGTTTACAGTCCCTCGAGATATATGATTGCCCAAACATTTGCAGATTGCCAGAGGGTGGTTTGCAGCCTAACTTGAAATCACTTTCTTGGGGAATTGGTGAGCAACAAATGAGGGATCTATCATGGATGCCCAACTTGCACGCCCTCACTCATCTTACCATTCATGGTTCTTTGTGTGAGAACATAAAGTCATACCCAGAGGTGGGTTCGCTCCCTCACCTTCCCTCCCTTACCACTCTTCGTATTGGATACTTTCATAATCTGGAGACATTGGAGTGCAACGAGCTTCTCCGCCTCACCTCCCTTCAACAATTGACCATTCGTTGGTGTCCAAAGCTGGAGAATATGGAAGGAGAAAAGCTGCCTCCCTCTCTCTTGCTACTCAAAATTGAACACTGTCATTTGCTGAAAGAACACTGCAAGAATAAGCATCAACAGATTTGGCCCAAAATTTCTCACATCCCAACCATTCAAGTCGTCTAA
- the LOC107622409 gene encoding putative disease resistance RPP13-like protein 1, protein MAGALVGGAFLSGFINVVFDRLLTTDTVNLVLGKKLRPDLVERLKTALLGAEALVADAEMKQFGNPLVRKWLDSLRDAVYCADDLLDSVLIKAKTGKKVRSSWSISFFKDRHREMVDRMEEVVTRIEHLGNQKDSLGLGKIPTGSSSWRTPSSSLVKGNVYGREDDKKALVQMLNDNNKDQLSVIAIVGIGGVGKTTLAQSVYNNEEEFMKGFDLKAWVCVSENFDVAETTKNVIKEISPGTKDLEHFNSLHHTLKEKLLNKKFFIVLDDVWSDDGDKWSNFMTPFQYGKKGSIVLLTTRGENVALAVQNCRPYFLGGLSEHYCWSVFADNASFPQSNGSAELEVIGREIVKKCSGLPLAAETLGRLLRTKHDVQEWKDILTSNIWEFSVEKSKIIPALLISYFYLPAHLKRCFVYCSLFPKDYNFKKDGLILLWMAEDLLPPSKGRKSLEEVGCECFDELTSRLFFTKIHYHGDYFVMHDLLHDLAIFLAGDFYCNSEELGEEEISNQTRHLCVNISRCSPKLYNSISKVESLRTLLLIEDFCSSKNTDDMATHEILSKCKYLRVLSLERLDVLPDSMGKLIHLRYLTLSHYHSKKLPESLCNLRVLQTLRLHCCLLSALPSGLHHLVSLRHLVITKTSLQKMPGKLSKLNQLQTLNYFVVSKHKHNGIQQLGGLPNLHGSLEIKKLENIVDVKEAESAKISDKHIDELSLEWFPGADMVSNTQTERDILVNLQPHYELKELRINRYKGTIFPDWLGNCSYKYMTSITLEYCMNCCMLPSLGQLPHLKSLRISSLHKLESVGKEFYKSESDHHSLPYAPFPSLETLKFYNMPSLKVWHISDSEDFPPLRELVISNCPMLEGEMLHQVFLRTLSSLSDVSKTRQLEILGEGDEFYSYYGNGLSISGTESVKSALKAICIDRQTCLQEIKISGCSFAISFPGNCLPKSLKWLAAINCSKLEFPEQQQQKCDLVELYISSSCDSLTSLSLDAFPNLKTLTLLECKNLESVSMSEPSHAALQSLTIQGCRNFVSLPREELAALQSLTIHHCNSFVSFPREGLVALQSLTIHHCNSFVSFPREGLVALQSLTISQCDSFVSFPRQELVALQSLQSLIISQCNSFVSFPRQKLVALQSLTIHHCNSFVSFPKEGLAAPNLTNLDVQYCYKLGALPYQMNALLPKLHSLYVHCIPILEGGFPPNLKELAIGGPWRTLSSISNLDALTHLTMYGDKYESTKPFPDVGSLHHLPSLTTLYLRGFQQLETLESNQLLHLTSLQHLHIIYAPKLKNIAGEKLPSSLLLLEIKNCRFLGEYCKNKHQQIWPKISHIPTILVNGQQVF, encoded by the coding sequence ATGGCTGGTGCACTTGTTGGTGGAGCTTTCCTCTCTGGCTTCATTAACGTTGTCTTTGACAGGCTCCTTACAACTGATACTGTCAACTTGGTCTTGGGCAAGAAGCTTCGTCCGGACTTGGTTGAAAGGCTGAAGACTGCTCTGTTGGGTGCTGAAGCTCTTGTTGCTGATGCTGAGATGAAGCAGTTCGGCAATCCATTGGTGAGGAAGTGGCTCGATAGTCTCCGGGATGCTGTTTACTGTGCTGACGACTTGCTCGACTCTGTCCTCATCAAAGCTAAAACTGGAAAAAAGGTACGGTCTTCCTGGTCCATTAGCTTCTTCAAGGACCGGCATAGGGAGATGGTGGATAGGATGGAAGAGGTGGTTACAAGAATAGAGCATCTTGGAAACCAAAAAGATTCTCTTGGTCTTGGAAAGATTCCCACTGGTAGCTCATCATGGAGGACTCCATCCAGTTCTCTTGTAAAAGGGAATGTGTATGGCAGGGAAGATGACAAGAAGGCCTTAGTCCAGATGTTGAATGACAACAATAAGGATCAATTGTCTGTGATCGCTATTGTTGGCATAGGTGGGGTTGGTAAAACAACATTAGCCCAATCGGTGTACAACAATGAGGAAGAGTTCATGAAGGGATTTGATCTGAAAGCATGGGTTTGTGTTTCAGAAAATTTTGATGTTGCTGAGACTACAAAGAATGTTATAAAGGAGATCTCTCCAGGTACTAAAGATCTTGAGCACTTCAATTCACTTCACCATactttgaaagaaaaattgttgaACAAGAAATTCTTCATTGTTCTGGATGATGTTTGGAGTGATGATGGTGACAAATGGAGTAATTTTATGACCCCTTTCCAATATGGGAAGAAGGGAAGTATTGTTCTTCTAACTACTCGCGGGGAAAATGTTGCTTTAGCAGTTCAGAACTGTCGCCCTTATTTTCTCGGAGGGTTGTCAGAACACTATTGTTGGTCAGTGTTTGCAGACAATGCGTCTTTTCCACAATCAAATGGAAGTGCAGAACTTGAAGTCATTGGCAGAGAGATTGTCAAGAAGTGTAGTGGCTTGCCATTAGCTGCAGAAACACTTGGACGCTTGTTACGTACAAAGCATGATGTTCAGGAATGGAAAGATATACTGACGAGTAATATTTGGGAATTTTCTGTGGAGAAGAGTAAGATAATTCCAGCATTACTCATTAGTTACTTCTATCTCCCTGCACATTTAAAGCGTTGTTTTGTGTATTGTTCTTTGTTTCCCAAAGATTATAATTTTAAGAAAGATGGATTAATCCTTCTGTGGATGGCAGAAGATCTTTTACCACCCTCAAAGGGAAGAAAGAGTTTAGAAGAAGTTGGTTGTGAGTGTTTTGATGAACTTACTTCCAGATTATTTTTCACAAAGATTCATTATCATGGTGATTATTTTGTGATGCATGATCTCTTGCATGACTTAGCAATATTTCTTGCTGGAGATTTCTATTGCAACTCAGAAGAACTTGGTGAAGAGGAGATCAGCAATCAGACTCGACATTTGTGCGTAAATATAAGTCGTTGTAGCCCAAAACTTTATAATTCTATTTCTAAAGTAGAATCTTTAAGGACATTGTTGCTTATTGAAGATTTCTGCTCTTCTAAGAACACCGATGATATGGCAACACATGAAATATTATCTAAGTGTAAATACTTGAGAGTTTTATCCCTTGAAAGACTTGATGTGTTGCCTGATTCAATGGGAAAATTGATCCATCTGCGCTACCTCACTCTCTCTCATTATCATAGTAAGAAGTTGCCAgagtctttgtgcaatttgcgtGTTTTGCAAACATTGCGGTTGCATTGTTGTTTACTATCTGCATTGCCTAGTGGTTTGCATCATCTTGTGAGTTTGCGGCATCTTGTTATTACAAAAACTTCTCTGCAAAAAATGCCTGGAAAACTGAGCAAGTTGAATCAATTGCAAACTTTAAATTACTTTGTCGTCAGCAAGCATAAACACAATGGAATCCAACAGTTAGGAGGGCTTCCAAATCTTCATGGATCACTTGAGATTAAGAAGTTGGAGAATATTGTTGATGTGAAAGAGGCAGAGAGCGCAAAGATATCGGATAAGCACATTGATGAATTAAGCTTGGAATGGTTTCCAGGTGCTGATATGGTTTCAAACACACAAACAGAAAGAGACATCCTCGTTAACTTGCAACCGCACTATGAATTGAAAGAGTTGAGAATCAATAGATACAAGGGTACAATATTTCCAGATTGGTTGGGGAACTGTTCCTACAAGTATATGACAAGTATTACTCTAGAGTATTGCATGAATTGCTGCATGCTGCCTTCACTTGGACAACTGCCACATCTCAAGTCTCTAAGGATTAGTAGTTTACATAAGCTGGAGAGTGTTGGCAAGGAGTTTTACAAGAGTGAAAGCGATCATCATTCTTTGCCATATGCACCATTTCCCTCACTGGAGACATTGAAATTTTATAACATGCCATCCTTGAAGGTGTGGCACATATCTGACTCTGAAGATTTTCCTCCACTCAGGGAGCTTGTAATAAGCAACTGTCCAATGTTAGAGGGAGAGATGCTTCATCAGGTATTCTTGAGAACCCTTTCTTCTTTGTCAGATGTTTCCAAAACTCGACAACTAGAGATACTGGGAGAGGGAGATGAGTTCTACAGTTATTATGGCAATGGTTTATCAATTAGCGGAACTGAATCCGTGAAGTCTGCACTTAAGGCAATATGCATCGACCGTCAAACTTGTCTCCAAGAAATAAAAATCTCTGGGTGTTCATTTGCTATATCCTTTCCGGGCAATTGTTTACCCAAATCTCTGAAATGGCTGGCAGCCATCAACTGCAGCAAACTGGAATTCCCCGAGCAACAGCAGCAGAAATGTGACTTGGTGGAGCTATACATTAGTAGCAGCTGCGATTCACTGACTTCGTTGTCGTTGGATGCCTTTCCCAATCTCAAGACTCTCACTTTACTCGAGTGTAAAAATCTTGAATCAGTATCAATGTCAGAGCCATCACATGCTGCTCTTCAAAGTCTCACCATCCAAGGATGCCGCAATTTTGTGTCATTACCAAGAGAAGAACTGGCTGCTCTTCAAAGTCTCACCATCCATCACTGCAACTCATTTGTGTCATTTCCAAGAGAAGGACTGGTTGCTCTTCAAAGTCTCACCATCCATCACTGCAACTCATTTGTGTCATTTCCAAGAGAAGGACTGGTTGCTCTTCAAAGTCTCACCATCAGTCAATGCGACTCATTTGTGTCATTTCCAAGGCAAGAACTGGTtgctcttcaaagtcttcaaagTCTCATCATCAGTCAATGCAACTCATTTGTGTCATTTCCAAGGCAAAAACTGGTTGCTCTTCAAAGTCTCACCATCCATCACTGCAACTCATTTGTGTCATTTCCAAAAGAAGGACTGGCTGCACCGAACTTGACAAATCTCGATGTCCAATACTGCTACAAGTTAGGGGCATTGCCGTATCAAATGAATGCTCTTCTCCCCAAATTACACTCTCTCTACGTGCATTGTATCCCGATTCTAGAGGGGGGTTTTCCACCAAACTTGAAAGAGCTTGCTATCGGGGGACCATGGAGGACTCTATCGTCGATCAGCAACTTGGACGCCCTCACTCATCTCACCATGTATGGAGATAAATATGAGAGCACAAAGCCATTTCCAGACGTGGGTTCACTGCATCACCTTCCCTCCCTTACTACTCTGTATCTCAGGGGTTTTCAGCAACTGGAGACGTTGGAGTCCAACCAGCTTCTCCACCTCACCTCCCTCCAGCATTTACACATTATATACGCTCCGAAGTTGAAGAATATAGCAGGAGAAAAGCTGCCTTCTTCTCTCCTACTACTTGAAATTAAAAATTGTCGTTTCCTGGGAGAATACTGCAAGAACAAGCATCAACAGATTTGGCCCAAAATTTCCCACATTCCCACCATTCTAGTTAATGGCCAACAAGTTTTTTGA
- the LOC107626584 gene encoding putative disease resistance RPP13-like protein 1 — MAGALVGGAFLSGFINVVFDRLLTTDTVNLVLGKKLRPDLVERLKTALLGAEALVADAEMKQFGNPLVRKWLDSLRDAVYCADDLLDSVLIKAKTGKKVRSSWSISFFKDRHREMVDRMEEVVTRIEHLGNQKDSLGLGKIPTGSSSWRTPSSSLVKGNVYGREDDKKALVQMLNDNNKDQLSVIAIVGIGGVGKTTLAQSVYNNEEEFMKGFDLKAWVCVSENFDVAETTKNVIKEISPGTKDLEHFNSLHHTLKEKLLNKKFFIVLDDVWSDDGDKWSNFMTPFQYGKKGSIVLLTTRGENVALAVQNCRPYFLGGLSEHYCWSVFADNASFPQSNGSAELEVIGREIVKKCSGLPLAAETLGRLLRTKHDVQEWKDILTSNIWEFSVEKSKIIPALLISYFYLPAHLKRCFVYCSLFPKDYNFKKDGLILLWMAEDLLPPSKGRKSLEEVGCECFDELTSRLFFTKIHYHGDYFVMHDLLHDLAIFLAGDFYCNSEELGEEEISNQTRNLLAEYQIGLGLDHFIWPVLISYLCFLLGIGLVLFSIQFGLQY; from the coding sequence ATGGCTGGTGCACTTGTTGGTGGAGCTTTCCTCTCTGGCTTCATTAACGTTGTCTTTGACAGGCTCCTTACAACTGATACTGTCAACTTGGTCTTGGGCAAGAAGCTTCGTCCGGACTTGGTTGAAAGGCTGAAGACTGCTCTGTTGGGTGCTGAAGCTCTTGTTGCTGATGCTGAGATGAAGCAGTTCGGCAATCCATTGGTGAGGAAGTGGCTCGATAGTCTCCGGGATGCTGTTTACTGTGCTGACGACTTGCTCGACTCTGTCCTCATCAAAGCTAAAACTGGAAAAAAGGTACGGTCTTCCTGGTCCATTAGCTTCTTCAAGGACCGGCATAGGGAGATGGTGGATAGGATGGAAGAGGTGGTTACAAGAATAGAGCATCTTGGAAACCAAAAAGATTCTCTTGGTCTTGGAAAGATTCCCACTGGTAGCTCATCATGGAGGACTCCATCCAGTTCTCTTGTAAAAGGGAATGTGTATGGCAGGGAAGATGACAAGAAGGCCTTAGTCCAGATGTTGAATGACAACAATAAGGATCAATTGTCTGTGATCGCTATTGTTGGCATAGGTGGGGTTGGTAAAACAACATTAGCCCAATCGGTGTACAACAATGAGGAAGAGTTCATGAAGGGATTTGATCTGAAAGCATGGGTTTGTGTTTCAGAAAATTTTGATGTTGCTGAGACTACAAAGAATGTTATAAAGGAGATCTCTCCAGGTACTAAAGATCTTGAGCACTTCAATTCACTTCACCATactttgaaagaaaaattgttgaACAAGAAATTCTTCATTGTTCTGGATGATGTTTGGAGTGATGATGGTGACAAATGGAGTAATTTTATGACCCCTTTCCAATATGGGAAGAAGGGAAGTATTGTTCTTCTAACTACTCGCGGGGAAAATGTTGCTTTAGCAGTTCAGAACTGTCGCCCTTATTTTCTCGGAGGGTTGTCAGAACACTATTGTTGGTCAGTGTTTGCAGACAATGCGTCTTTTCCACAATCAAATGGAAGTGCAGAACTTGAAGTCATTGGCAGAGAGATTGTCAAGAAGTGTAGTGGCTTGCCATTAGCTGCAGAAACACTTGGACGCTTGTTACGTACAAAGCATGATGTTCAGGAATGGAAAGATATACTGACGAGTAATATTTGGGAATTTTCTGTGGAGAAGAGTAAGATAATTCCAGCATTACTCATTAGTTACTTCTATCTCCCTGCACATTTAAAGCGTTGTTTTGTGTATTGTTCTTTGTTTCCCAAAGATTATAATTTTAAGAAAGATGGATTAATCCTTCTGTGGATGGCAGAAGATCTTTTACCACCCTCAAAGGGAAGAAAGAGTTTAGAAGAAGTTGGTTGTGAGTGTTTTGATGAACTTACTTCCAGATTATTTTTCACAAAGATTCATTATCATGGTGATTATTTTGTGATGCATGATCTCTTGCATGACTTAGCAATATTCCTTGCTGGAGATTTCTATTGCAACTCAGAAGAACTTGGTGAAGAGGAGATCAGCAATCAGACTCGAAATTTGCTTGCTGAATATCAAATCGGGCTTGGATTAGATCACTTCATTTGGCCCGTTTTGATTTCTTATCTTTGTTTCCTTTTGGGCATCGGCCTTgttttattttctattcaatttggGCTGCAGTATTGA